From Aedes albopictus strain Foshan chromosome 1, AalbF5, whole genome shotgun sequence, one genomic window encodes:
- the LOC109423478 gene encoding alpha-2-macroglobulin receptor-associated protein, whose protein sequence is MKLILISLLCVHLIPALTGAEKASDKYSKKANALPDSEIYEPDFRNIQRPFRMAKLNLVWAKAQHRLTEPKLKSIYTELKIHDKEEIAWKQLNSQHKDKEGLKEAELRKKLIGIMSTYGLLEYFDDTQDPEQYKPYKAYSGKVDSYMNKSLFKDKKLNKLWEKAETSGFTKEELDALKEEFEHHQEKIDVYYNLLEQLGDDDGKSGKVHENAVNEDEHDKFNEIGTAEEDSNDIMAQQKNEGKQNSFLHKSNQLREKHRDIKDNFDRLERIAAKGPKSQDFIEPKVQGLWRIAVSSNFTADELASLKVELLHYESRLLKLRHMHAEHALSMEKHKNAQHGDKADTHKMMEENIKKQTRKVEKIQEQVEKRIFKHSEL, encoded by the exons ATGAAGCTTATTTTAATATCACTACTCTGTGTCCATCTGATACCCGCTTTGACGGGAGCGGAGAAAGCTTCGGACAAGTATTCCAAGAAGGCCAATGCACTACCAGATTCGGAAATCTATGAACCGGATTTCCGCAACATTCAGCGTCCCTTTCGGATGGCCAAATTGAACTTGGTCTGGGCCAAAGCACAGCAT CGTCTTACTGAACCCAAACTGAAATCCATCTACACGGAGCTTAAAATACATGACAAGGAAGAAATTGCATGGAAACAACTAAATTCCCAGCACAAAGACAAGGAAGGCTTGAAAGAAGCGGAGCTGCGGAAAAAGTTGATCGGGATCATGAGTACCTATGGATTGCTGGAATATTTCGATGATACGCAGGATCCGGAACAGTACAAACCATATAAGGCATATTCCGGAAAAGTAGACAGCTATATGAACAAAAGCTTGTTTAAAGACAAAAAGTTGAATAAACTGTGGGAAAAGGCAGAAACATCTGGGTTTACTAAGGAAGAACTGGATGCGCTGAAAGAGGAATTTGAGCATCATCAGGAGAAAATTGACGTTTACTACAATCTGTTGGAGCAGTTGGGTGACGATGATGGCAAATCTGGTAAAGTGCACGAGAACGCTGTGAACGAAGATGAGCACGATAAGTTCAATGAAATCGGAACGGCTGAGGAGGACAGCAACGATATCATGGCTCAACAGAAAAATGAGGGCAAGCAAAACTCCTTTTTGCACAAATCCAACCAACTGAGGGAGAAACATCGAGATATTAAGGATAACTTCGATCGACTGGAACGGATTGCCGCAAAGGGACCCAAGAGTCAGGATTTTATTGAACCGAAAGTGCAAGGGCTGTGGAGAATCGCTGTGAGTTCAAATTTCACGGCCGACGAACTGGCGTCATTGAAGGTGGAGCTGCTGCACTATGAGAGCCGTCTACTAAAGCTGCGACACATGCATGCAGAACATGCCTTGAGTATGGAGAAGCATAAAAATGCTCAACATGGGGATAAAGCCGATACACACAAAATGATGGAGGAAAACATTAAGAAGCAGACCAGGAAGGTAGAGAAGATACAGGAACAGGTGGAAAAGCGCATTTTCAAACATTCTGAGCTATAA